A single region of the Micropterus dolomieu isolate WLL.071019.BEF.003 ecotype Adirondacks linkage group LG18, ASM2129224v1, whole genome shotgun sequence genome encodes:
- the ube2j2 gene encoding ubiquitin-conjugating enzyme E2 J2 isoform X1 has translation MCQVCLGAVQTANMNNNGNKRAPTTATQRLKQDYLRIKKDPVPYICAEPLPSNILEWHYVVRGPEKTPYEGGYYHGKLVFPREFPFKPPSIYMITPNGRFKCNTRLCLSITDFHPDTWNPAWSVSTILTGLLSFMVEKGPTLGSIETSDYTKRQLSAQSLAFNLKDKVFCELFPDVVDEMKQKQKAQEELSARTQPLPLPDVVPDGDPQQAHYGLPALNGGPVPLGGANPAPGLQQANRNHGLLGGALANLFVIVGFAAFAYTVKYVLRSIAQE, from the exons ATGTGTCAGGTCTGTCTTGGTGCGGTACAGACTGCAAAT ATGAACAACAACGGGAATAAGAGAGCTCCAACTACAGCCACTCAGCGCCTGAAGCAGGATTACCTCAGGATAAAGAAAGACCCTGTGCCTTACATCTGTGCAGAACCTCTCCCCTCCAACATCCTGGAATG GCACTATGTAGTCAGAGGTCCTGAGAAAACTCCATATGAAG GGGGATATTATCATGGAAAACTCGTATTTCCCCGGGAATTTCCTTTTAAACCACCAAGCATCTATATGATAACACCAAATGGGAGATTTAAGTGTAATACAAG GTTATGTTTGTCCATCACAGACTTCCATCCAGACACGTGGAACCCTGCGTGGTCTGTCTCCACCATCCTCACAGGTCTGCTCAGCTTCATGGTGGAGAAAGGCCCCACCCTTGGCAGCATTGAGACCTCAGACTACACA aaaAGACAGCTGTCAGCCCAAAGCCTGGCCTTCAACCTCAAGGATAAAGTGTTCTGTGAGCTGTTTCCTGATGTAGTCGAT GAAATGAAGCAGAAACAGAAGGCCCAGGAGGAGTTAAGCGCCCGCACTCAGCCTCTCCCCTTACCCGATGTGGTGCCTGACGGGGACCCTCAGCAGGCCCACTACGGCCTCCCTGCCCTCAACGGAGGGCCCGTCCCGCTCGGTGGCGCCAACCCCGCCCCCGGCCTGCAACAGGCCAATCGCAACCATGGACTTCTAGGTGGTGCTCTAGCCAACCTGTTTGTGATTGTAGGCTTTGCGGCGTTCGCCTATACAGTCAAGTACGTGCTGAGGAGCATAGCCCAGGAGTGA
- the ube2j2 gene encoding ubiquitin-conjugating enzyme E2 J2 isoform X2 yields the protein MNNNGNKRAPTTATQRLKQDYLRIKKDPVPYICAEPLPSNILEWHYVVRGPEKTPYEGGYYHGKLVFPREFPFKPPSIYMITPNGRFKCNTRLCLSITDFHPDTWNPAWSVSTILTGLLSFMVEKGPTLGSIETSDYTKRQLSAQSLAFNLKDKVFCELFPDVVDEMKQKQKAQEELSARTQPLPLPDVVPDGDPQQAHYGLPALNGGPVPLGGANPAPGLQQANRNHGLLGGALANLFVIVGFAAFAYTVKYVLRSIAQE from the exons ATGAACAACAACGGGAATAAGAGAGCTCCAACTACAGCCACTCAGCGCCTGAAGCAGGATTACCTCAGGATAAAGAAAGACCCTGTGCCTTACATCTGTGCAGAACCTCTCCCCTCCAACATCCTGGAATG GCACTATGTAGTCAGAGGTCCTGAGAAAACTCCATATGAAG GGGGATATTATCATGGAAAACTCGTATTTCCCCGGGAATTTCCTTTTAAACCACCAAGCATCTATATGATAACACCAAATGGGAGATTTAAGTGTAATACAAG GTTATGTTTGTCCATCACAGACTTCCATCCAGACACGTGGAACCCTGCGTGGTCTGTCTCCACCATCCTCACAGGTCTGCTCAGCTTCATGGTGGAGAAAGGCCCCACCCTTGGCAGCATTGAGACCTCAGACTACACA aaaAGACAGCTGTCAGCCCAAAGCCTGGCCTTCAACCTCAAGGATAAAGTGTTCTGTGAGCTGTTTCCTGATGTAGTCGAT GAAATGAAGCAGAAACAGAAGGCCCAGGAGGAGTTAAGCGCCCGCACTCAGCCTCTCCCCTTACCCGATGTGGTGCCTGACGGGGACCCTCAGCAGGCCCACTACGGCCTCCCTGCCCTCAACGGAGGGCCCGTCCCGCTCGGTGGCGCCAACCCCGCCCCCGGCCTGCAACAGGCCAATCGCAACCATGGACTTCTAGGTGGTGCTCTAGCCAACCTGTTTGTGATTGTAGGCTTTGCGGCGTTCGCCTATACAGTCAAGTACGTGCTGAGGAGCATAGCCCAGGAGTGA
- the LOC123987222 gene encoding E3 ubiquitin-protein ligase TRIM32-like, translating into MFINEELECVVCCNEYSRSDRIPRVLHCNHTFCAPCLEKMAKLDGGIHTVSCPLCRWITCTRSSLTLPGSLWVNTEIWDQITEEPRRRNDSVESWNYAKTQLINSQLPDSRHGFMSTFQKMFSCVLLQGHEMERC; encoded by the exons ATGTTCATAAATGAAGAGCTCGAGTGTGTCGTGTGCTGCAACGAGTACTCACGCAGCGACCGGATCCCCCGGGTCCTCCACTGCAACCACACCTTCTGCGCCCCCTGCTTGGAGAAAATGGCCAAGCTGGACGGCGGCATCCACACCGTCTCCTGCCCTCTGTGCCGTTGGATTACCTGCACACGATCCAGCCTGACCCTGCCCGGGTCCCTATGGGTCAACACGGAGATCTGGGACCAGATTACAGAAGAGCCGAGGAGGAGGAACGACTCGGTGGAGAGTTGGAATTACGCAAAGACCCAACTCATCAATTCACAACT CCCTGATTCAAGACATGGTTTCATGTCTACGTTTCAAAAAATGTTCAGCTGCGTGCTGCTGCAAGGACACGAGATGGAACGCTGCTGA